The proteins below come from a single Campylobacter sp. CCUG 57310 genomic window:
- a CDS encoding ABC transporter ATP-binding protein has product MLIEVRNLSFAYKDRTILDDISFGIDEGDTLSILGANGSGKSTLLRIMLGFLKFKGEVLIAGKSVRKYSKNSLASLIAYVPQTHAPSYEYTVFDVVLMGALCRTPMFSNFAKRDKILAEQALDKMGILKLKDEPYTRVSGGERQLAYIARTLVQGAKAIFMDEPTNGLDFGNQIKLLEMIKILKDEGYTFVQTTHHPRHAKFVSNLVLFLKDGKILNFGSSKELINAQNIDKIYGVNYEKYKDSL; this is encoded by the coding sequence ATGTTGATAGAGGTTAGAAATTTAAGTTTTGCCTATAAGGACCGCACTATACTTGATGATATAAGCTTTGGCATAGACGAAGGAGATACTTTAAGTATTTTAGGTGCAAACGGAAGCGGCAAAAGCACTCTGCTTCGCATCATGCTCGGGTTTTTGAAATTTAAAGGCGAAGTTTTAATTGCCGGCAAAAGTGTGAGGAAATACTCTAAAAATTCGCTCGCAAGCCTTATAGCTTACGTGCCTCAAACTCATGCACCGTCATACGAATACACCGTATTTGATGTGGTTTTAATGGGGGCGCTTTGCAGGACGCCGATGTTTTCAAATTTTGCCAAAAGAGATAAAATTTTAGCCGAGCAGGCGCTTGATAAGATGGGAATTTTAAAGCTTAAGGACGAGCCATATACTCGCGTAAGTGGCGGCGAAAGGCAGCTTGCTTATATCGCGCGCACGCTAGTTCAAGGCGCAAAGGCGATATTTATGGATGAGCCTACCAACGGGCTTGACTTTGGAAATCAGATAAAGCTTTTAGAGATGATAAAGATACTAAAAGACGAGGGTTATACTTTCGTGCAGACTACACACCATCCAAGGCACGCGAAATTCGTGTCAAATTTGGTGCTATTTTTAAAAGATGGCAAAATTTTAAACTTCGGCAGCAGCAAAGAGCTGATAAACGCTCAAAATATAGATAAAATTTACGGGGTGAAT
- a CDS encoding iron ABC transporter permease, protein MSKKAFLFLLFLLLSCVFASLLLGKYGFSANEYIAYFKALLSGKDLKEFEIMHTLLSEIRLPRILACLLIGASLAISGAAYQAMFVNPLVSPSILGVLAGAGFGAALGMFFRLSDVLVQLSTFAFGFLAVIFSLLISALYSRQGSVIVLVLGGVISGSLFSSLLSVLKYAADPNDSLPSITYFLMGSLSFASKSFMQISILPMFAGIILLAFCGKYLNALSLGEEEAKSLGVNVLRVKIFVILVATFISALSVTIAGIIGWIGLIVPHIARFVYGADNRAVLVSSAMIGAIFLLFCDSFSRLIFTFEIPIGIVTSLFGIPMFVIILRHAKKGF, encoded by the coding sequence ATGAGTAAAAAAGCATTTTTGTTTTTGCTCTTTTTGCTGCTTTCTTGCGTTTTTGCTTCGCTTTTGCTTGGCAAATACGGCTTTAGCGCAAACGAATACATAGCTTACTTTAAGGCCCTTTTAAGCGGTAAAGATCTTAAAGAATTTGAGATCATGCACACGCTACTAAGTGAAATTCGTCTGCCTAGAATTTTAGCCTGCTTGCTGATCGGTGCCAGCCTTGCGATTTCAGGCGCTGCATATCAGGCGATGTTTGTAAATCCTCTCGTTTCGCCTTCGATACTTGGCGTGCTGGCGGGTGCGGGCTTTGGAGCGGCTCTTGGGATGTTCTTTCGCTTAAGCGACGTGCTGGTTCAGCTTAGCACCTTTGCCTTTGGCTTTTTGGCGGTTATCTTTTCGCTGCTTATTTCGGCTCTTTATTCGCGACAAGGAAGCGTTATAGTGCTGGTTCTTGGCGGTGTTATAAGCGGCTCGTTGTTTTCTTCGTTGCTTTCGGTTTTAAAATACGCCGCAGATCCAAACGATAGTCTGCCTAGTATTACTTATTTTTTAATGGGAAGCCTTAGCTTTGCTTCAAAAAGCTTTATGCAAATTTCAATTTTGCCGATGTTTGCAGGTATCATCTTGCTTGCGTTTTGCGGTAAATATCTAAACGCTTTAAGCCTTGGCGAAGAGGAGGCAAAAAGCCTTGGCGTAAATGTGCTGAGAGTTAAAATTTTTGTTATCTTGGTAGCTACTTTTATAAGCGCTCTAAGTGTCACGATCGCTGGGATAATCGGCTGGATCGGGCTTATAGTCCCACACATCGCACGGTTTGTTTATGGTGCGGACAACAGAGCCGTTTTAGTAAGCTCGGCAATGATCGGTGCGATCTTTTTGCTCTTTTGCGATAGCTTTTCGCGACTTATTTTTACCTTTGAAATTCCTATCGGCATAGTTACATCGCTTTTTGGAATTCCGATGTTTGTTATCATCTTGCGCCACGCTAAAAAGGGCTTTTGA